In the Henningerozyma blattae CBS 6284 chromosome 8, complete genome genome, one interval contains:
- the ACS2 gene encoding acetate--CoA ligase ACS2 (similar to Saccharomyces cerevisiae ACS2 (YLR153C); ancestral locus Anc_8.367): MTMEHKIVREAHEVKPIHAPDHFYKSQPSPGFVDSMEQYLEMYNESINNPEKFFEKMAYDHLDWFRNFTDVKYGSFENGDVAWFLNGELNASYNCIDRHAIKNPNKTALIYEADDEKENQIITYGDLLKQVSQVAGVLKSWGVKKGDTVAVYLPMIPAAVIAMLAIVRLGAIHSVVFAGFSAGSLKDRVVDAGCKVVITCDEGKRGGKSINTKKIVDEGLNGVDSVAKILVFQRTANSGIPMKAGRDFWWHEEIIKQRNYLPPVPCNSEDPLFLLYTSGSTGAPKGIVHTTGGYLLGAALTTKYVFDIHPEDTLFTAGDVGWITGHTYALYGPLLLGCSSIIFESTPGYPDYGRYWRIVERHRATHFYVAPTALRLIKRVGENEIGKYDTSSLRVLGSVGEPISPDLWEWYHEKIGNKNCVVCDTMWQTESGSHLIAPLAGGVPTKPGSATVPFFGIDACIIDPVSGKEMKGNDVAGVLAVRSPWPSMARSVYNDHNRYIETYLKPYPGFYFTGDGAGRDHDGYYWIRGRVDDVVNVSGHRLSTAEIEASLSEHEHVSETAVVGIPDELTGQTVVAFVTLKEGFLNENADIGDPNHLTSEQLRRELILQVRGEIGPFAAPKIIILVRDLPKTRSGKIMRRVLRKVSSNEADQLGDMSTLANPEIVPAIINAVETQYFALKKK, translated from the coding sequence ATGACAATGGAACATAAGATAGTACGTGAGGCTCATGAAGTCAAACCAATTCATGCTCCAGACCATTTCTATAAATCACAACCTAGCCCAGGGTTTGTTGATTCCATGGAACAATACTTAGAAATGTATAATgaatctattaataatccagaaaaattctttgaaaaGATGGCTTATGACCATTTGGATTGGTTTAGAAACTTTACCGATGTCAAGTATGGCTCTTTTGAAAACGGCGACGTTGCTTGGTTCCTAAATGGTGAGTTAAACGCTTCTTATAATTGTATTGACAGACATGCTATTAAGAACCCTAATAAAACAGCTTTGATTTACGAAGCTGACGATGAAAAGGAAAATCAAATCATCACCTATGGTGATTTATTGAAACAGGTGTCCCAAGTTGCAGGTGTTTTGAAAAGCTGGGGGGTGAAAAAAGGGGACACTGTTGCCGTATATTTGCCAATGATACCTGCAGCAGTCATTGCCATGTTAGCTATTGTTAGATTGGGTGCCATCCACTCTGTAGTATTTGCTGGGTTTTCTGCAGGTTCCTTAAAAGATCGTGTTGTTGATGCAGGCTGTAAAGTTGTTATTACTTGTGATGAAGGTAAGAGAGGTGGTAAAAGTATCAATACTAAGAAAATCGTCGATGAAGGGTTAAACGGCGTTGATTCTGTAGCCAAGATCTTGGTCTTCCAAAGAACTGCAAATTCAGGCATACCAATGAAAGCAGGTAGAGATTTCTGGTGGCatgaagaaataattaaacaaagaaattatttaccACCAGTACCATGCAACTCTGAAGATCCTTTATTCCTTCTATATACTTCTGGTTCTACTGGTGCTCCAAAGGGTATTGTTCATACTACAGGTGGTTATCTATTAGGTGCTGCTTTAACTACTAAATATGTTTTTGATATTCATCCAGAAGATACTTTATTTACTGCTGGTGATGTAGGTTGGATTACTGGTCATACATATGCTTTATACGGTCCTTTATTATTGGGTTGTTCAAGTATTATTTTCGAATCCACTCCTGGTTACCCAGATTATGGTAGATATTGGAGAATCGTAGAACGTCATAGAGCTACTCATTTCTATGTAGCACCAACTGCATTAAGATTAATTAAAAGAGTAGGTGAAAATGAAATCGGTAAATATGATACATCATCTCTACGTGTCTTAGGTTCTGTTGGTGAACCAATCTCTCCAGATCTATGGGAATGGTACCATGAAAAGATTGGGAACAAGAATTGTGTGGTTTGTGATACTATGTGGCAAACGGAATCTGGTTCTCATTTGATTGCCCCATTAGCTGGTGGTGTTCCAACAAAACCAGGTTCTGCTACAGTCCCATTCTTTGGTATCGACGCTTGTATCATTGACCCTGTATCAGGTAAAGAAATGAAAGGAAATGATGTAGCTGGTGTCTTGGCTGTTAGAAGTCCATGGCCTTCCATGGCAAGATCCGTCTACAATGATCATAACCGTTATATCGAAACTTATTTGAAACCTTACCCAGGTTTCTACTTCACTGGTGATGGTGCCGGTAGAGATCATGATGGTTACTATTGGATTAGAGGTAGAGTTGATGATGTGGTTAATGTTTCTGGCCATAGATTATCGACAGCTGAAATTGAAGCATCATTATCTGAACACGAACATGTCTCAGAAACCGCTGTTGTTGGTATTCCAGATGAATTGACAGGTCAAACTGTTGTAGCATTCGTCACATTAAAAGAAGGATtcttaaatgaaaatgccGATATTGGTGATCCAAACCATTTAACATCTGAACAACTACGTAGAGAATTGATTCTGCAAGTCAGAGGAGAAATTGGTCCATTTGCCGCTCcaaagattattattttggttAGGGATTTACCAAAGACAAGATCTGGTAAGATAATGAGAAGAGTACTAAGAAAAGTTTCATCCAATGAAGCCGACCAATTAGGTGATATGTCCACATTGGCCAACCCTGAGATTGTTCCAGCTATCATTAATGCAGTGGAAACTCAATATTTTgcattgaagaagaagtaa
- the TBLA0H01060 gene encoding uncharacterized protein (similar to Saccharomyces cerevisiae YLR152C; ancestral locus Anc_8.366), with protein sequence MSSMSLGTAIYVAVKPILKIYTIIFVGFLLAKYDIVDMHTARGISNMVVNAILPCLTFNKIVSNISWHDIKEIGVIALSGIILFTAGTAFALLINYGTRAPKAWFWGLIFTGLFPNISDLPIAYTQSLNNGTVFTEEQSNKGVAYSCIFLAVQSFLQMNFGLWRMVGFDFKSNGNENNNENSNENRNEDSDTIKGSDDELEAKKRDLFYIDENSLYNDSSRIPTNILEKDESHNTEEMVSDTNSLETESIDSHSNTLTRQQFLNMRPIEYAHFRTSSDMNVYKMNSILSSPGHLETVILQRQQSMIRKTGSSGHHEETSLRKRRQKSESISKIISNYSAVDDIKSGKIDLNKPLALTQEIGRTNTHVGEDEYEYDCDYDYRTNSNNNNNDDDEQTSQERMLEEGFPNNTLNIQKITTSTSKSKHHSRFKWVSNSKRSINHFFEKYHLGWLKYLLINFIRPASLGTLLGMTVALIPWVQALFVDTYVHVHKAPDGEPVLNFLIDFTSYIGNACIPLGLLMLGGTMARLEVGSLPKGFLITAAAMTCCRLIVLPIIGIIWANKLYNINWLETPVSKFVMILTWSMPSATAQVYFTAFYTPTHGAHVQLDCLSVFFLMQYAVLIISLPFVITYTLKVDMKM encoded by the coding sequence ATGTCTTCTATGTCGTTAGGCACCGCCATTTATGTTGCTGTCAAGCCTAttcttaaaatttatacaattatattcgttGGGTTTCTCTTGGCGAAATATGATATTGTCGATATGCATACTGCACGAGGGATATCCAATATGGTTGTTAACGCAATTTTACCTTGTTTAACTTTTAATAAGATAGTTTCTAATATATCATGGCATGATATAAAAGAGATCGGAGTCATTGCATTATCTggtattatattatttactgCAGGTACGGCATTTGCACTACTAATAAACTATGGTACAAGAGCTCCAAAAGCTTGGTTTTGGGGGTTGATATTCACAGGATTATTTCCTAACATTTCAGATTTACCTATTGCATATACCCaaagtttaaataatggGACTGTTTTCACAGAGGAACAATCAAATAAAGGGGTTGCGTATAGTTGTATCTTTTTAGCAGTTCAAAGTTTTTTACAAATGAATTTTGGACTTTGGAGAATGGTAggatttgattttaaatcaaatggtaatgaaaataataatgaaaattccAATGAGAATAGAAATGAAGATTCAGATACTATAAAGGGTAGCGATGATGAATTGGAAGCAAAAAAACgagatttattttatattgatgaaaattctttatataaTGATTCTTCAAGAATTCctacaaatattttggaaaaagaTGAAAGTCATAATACGGAAGAGATGGTTTCTGATACTAATAGTCTTGAGACTGAAAGTATTGATTCTCATTCAAATACCTTAACAAGACAACAATTTCTGAATATGAGACCTATAGAATATGCACATTTTAGAACCAGCTCAGATATGAATGTTTATAAGATGAATTCTATCTTATCAAGCCCAGGCCATTTAGAAACAGTTATCTTACAAAGACAACAATCAATGATAAGAAAGACAGGTAGTAGTGGTCATCATGAAGAAACTTCATTAAGGAAAAGACGGCAAAAGAGTGAATCAATaagtaaaataattagTAATTATAGTGCCGtagatgatattaaatcaGGGAAGattgatttgaataaaCCATTAGCATTGACACAGGAGATTGGTAGAACAAATACACATGTAGGAGAAgatgaatatgaatatgattgtgattatgattatcgtactaatagtaataataataataatgatgatgatgaacaAACTTCACAGGAAAGAATGTTGGAGGAAGGCTTCCCAAACaatactttaaatattcagaaAATTACCACATCCACGTCTAAGAGTAAACACCATAGTAGATTTAAATGGGTATCTAACTCTAAGAGAAGtataaatcattttttcgaaaaatatcatttggGATGgttgaaatatttactcatcaatttcattagaCCTGCCTCATTAGGGACTCTTCTAGGTATGACAGTAGCATTGATTCCATGGGTTCAAGCATTATTTGTCGACACATATGTTCATGTTCATAAGGCACCTGATGGGGAACCAGtattaaactttttaaTTGACTTCACAAGTTATATAGGCAATGCATGCATTCCATTGGGGCTTTTAATGCTGGGAGGAACTATGGCAAGATTGGAGGTAGGATCCTTGCCCAAGGGGTTTCTAATAACAGCTGCAGCAATGACATGCTGCAGATTGATCGTGTTGCCCATTATTGGCATTATTTGGGCCAATAAGTTATACAATATCAATTGGCTAGAAACCCCTGTAAGCAAGTTCGTGATGATCTTAACTTGGTCAATGCCCTCAGCTACTGCACAAGTTTATTTCACTGCTTTCTACACACCAACACACGGAGCTCATGTCCAGCTCGATTGTCTTTCtgtatttttcttgatGCAATATGCAGTTTTGATCATATCATTACCATTTGTAATCACATACACGCTAAAAGTAGATATGAAAATGTAA